In the genome of Monodelphis domestica isolate mMonDom1 chromosome 2, mMonDom1.pri, whole genome shotgun sequence, one region contains:
- the SELENBP1 gene encoding methanethiol oxidase, giving the protein MAKCQKCGPGYPTPLDAMKGPREELLYLPCIYRNTGTEAPDYLATVDVDPKSPYYSQVIHRLPMPNMKDELHHSGWNTCSSCFGDSTKSRTKLILPSLISSRIYVVDVASEPRAPKLHKVVEPTEVMSKCDLACLHTSHCLASGEVMISALGDAKGNAKGGFVLLDGETFEVKGTWQKPGGAARMGYDFWYQPRHNVMISTEWAAPNVFKNGFNPADVKAGLYGSQLHVWDWQRRELIQTLQMQDGLIPLEIRFLHNPDASQGFVGCALSSNIQRFYKNEGGKWEIEKVIQVPSKKVEGWMLPDMPGLITDILLSLDDRFLYFSNWIHGDVRQYDISDPQRPRLAGQIFLGGSIVQGGPVRVLQDEELNCQPEPLVVKGKKVQGGPQMIQLSLDGRRLYVTTSLYSAWDKQFYPDLIREGSVMLQVDVNTEKGGLKLNPNFLVDFGKEPLGPALAHELRYPGGDCSSDIWL; this is encoded by the exons ATGG CTAAATGTCAAAAATGTGGGCCTGGCTATCCTACCCCTCTGGATGCTATGAAAG GGCCCCGAGAGGAGCTTCTCTACCTGCCCTGTATCTATAGAAACACAGGCACAGAGGCCCCAGACTACTTGGCTACCGTTGATGTGGACCCCAAGTCTCCTTATTACAGCCAG GTGATACATAGACTGCCGATGCCAAATATGAAAGATGAGCTGCACCATTCAGGCTGGAACACCTGTAGCAGCTGCTTTGGAGACAGCACCAAGTCTCGTACCAAACTAATCCTGCCCAGCCTCATTTCCTCACGCATCTACGTAGTGGATGTGGCCTCCGAGCCCAGGGCTCCAAAGCTGCATAAG GTGGTGGAGCCCACAGAGGTGATGTCTAAGTGTGACCTGGCCTGCCTACACACCAGCCACTGTCTGGCCAGTGGAGAGGTGATGATCAGTGCCTTGGGGGATGCTAAGGGCAATGCTAAAG GAGGGTTTGTACTGCTAGATGGGGAGACATTTGAGGTGAAGGGGACATGGCAGAAGCCGGGAGGTGCTGCTCGAATGGGCTACGACTTCTGGTATCAGCCTAGGCACAATGTCATGATCAGCACTGAGTGGGCTGCCCCTAATGTGTTCAAAAATGGTTTCAACCCTGCAGATGTCAAAGCTG GGTTATATGGGAGCCAGCTGCATGTGTGGGACTGGCAGCGTCGCGAGCTGATACAAACTCTACAGATGCAGGATGGACTAATCCCTCTGGAGATCCGATTCTTGCACAACCCAGATGCCTCCCAGGGCTTTGTGGGGTGTGCCCTCAGCTCTAACATCCAGCGCTTCTATAAGAATGAG GGAGGCAAGTGGGAAATTGAAAAGGTGATCCAGGTGCCATCCAAGAAAGTGGAGGGATGGATGCTGCCTGATATGCCAG GCCTGATCACGGATATCCTCCTGTCACTGGACGACCGTTTCCTCTACTTTAGCAACTGGATTCATGGTGACGTGAGGCAATATGACATATCGGATCCTCAAAGGCCCCGCTTAGCTGGACAG ATATTCCTTGGGGGAAGCATTGTTCAGGGAGGTCCTGTGAGAGTCCTACAGGATGAGGAACTGAACTGTCAACCGGAGCCCTTGGTGGTTAAG GGTAAGAAGGTCCAAGGTGGTCCCCAGATGATCCAGCTCAGCTTGGATGGACGGCGTCTCTATGTCACCACCTCCTTGTATAGTGCTTGGGATAAGCAGTTCTACCCTGACCTCATTAG GGAAGGTTCAGTGATGCTGCAGGTTGATGTAAACACAGAAAAGGGGGGCCTGAAACTTAACCCTAACTTCCTGGTGGATTTTGGGAAAGAGCCTTTGGGTCCAGCCTTAGCTCATGAGCTCCGATACCCTGGGGGTGACTGCAGCTCTGACATCTGGCTTTGA